The following proteins come from a genomic window of Kitasatospora sp. NBC_01246:
- the nuoK gene encoding NADH-quinone oxidoreductase subunit NuoK — MHLAYPVVLAALLFSVGVYGVLARRNVVLVLMSVELMLNAVNLNLVAFDAWLRDSLHAGQALTLFTITIAAAEIGLGLAIVLLLFRARGTADIDRATALGDPAESAEEAPAGAGAPKGQAAA; from the coding sequence ATGCATCTCGCCTACCCCGTCGTGCTCGCCGCGCTGCTGTTCAGCGTCGGCGTGTACGGCGTGCTCGCCCGGCGCAACGTCGTCCTGGTGCTGATGTCCGTGGAGCTGATGCTCAACGCCGTCAACCTCAACCTCGTCGCTTTCGACGCCTGGCTGCGGGACTCCCTGCACGCCGGCCAGGCGCTCACCCTGTTCACCATCACCATCGCCGCCGCCGAGATCGGCCTCGGGCTCGCCATCGTCCTGCTGCTCTTCCGGGCCCGGGGCACCGCGGACATCGACCGGGCCACCGCGCTCGGTGATCCCGCCGAGTCCGCCGAGGAGGCGCCGGCCGGCGCCGGGGCACCGAAGGGCCAGGCCGCCGCATGA